aaaaaatgtacgagcaaaggaaagaaaagaagcaaaacttGCCTGCTTTGCAAGATGGCAAGCTCGATCAGGTGAATTCAGAATTTCATAGTAGAACACTGAAAAGTTCAGGGCAAGTCCAAGCCTAATAGGATGGGTTGGAGCCAAATCAGCAAGAGCAATATCCTGCCATCAGAAATTCGGTCAGAAATGCTTACAGATATAAAAACCCCAAaatctaaataaataaaaacgAAGCAAACAAGTTCAGGTTTATTTTCGCATTTAACCTGTGCCGTCTTGTAAGCCAACAATGTACTTTCAGCAGCTTCTTTTCTCTCGGCACCAGTCTTAAACTCCGCCAGGTATCTGTGATAATCACCTTTCATCTTGAGATAAAACACCTTTGACTCAGCAGCGGTAGCAGTTGGAATCAGGTGTGATTCAAGGAGGCGCAAGATGCCATCACAGATCTTGCTAAGCTCAGACTCAATCTTCCCCCTGTATTCCTTGATTGCTGCAACATGATCCTCATTGCCACGACTCTCTTCCTTCTGTTCAATGGACGAAATGATTCTCCATGAAGCTCTTCTGGCTCCGATAACGTTCTTGTAAGCTACAGACAACAAGTTGCGTTCCTCAACCGTGAGTTCTTCAACATCAACAGTTTTTGCTACGTTCTCCATAAACTCGACCATCTCCTCATAACGTTCCGCCTGCTCGGCCAGTTTGGCCATGTATACATTCTCCTCCCTTGAGGATTCAACAGGCGACATGCTTTCTTTTCACAGTCACAAGCACAGGTCTGAAAACGTTCCCATaaagaaggggaaaaataaattagaaactCCAACTAGTGTACAGCAACTTAAAAAACGTGATTCACCACGATAACATGTccgaacccaaaaaaaaataaaagcgatgagctatttttgaaatattgcgGCCAACACAAAGACGACTattagcaacaaataaaaattctcACCCGGTAACAACATCAAAAAGACAGGTCAAACGAACAACCAGATCTACAAATAAGGGGAAGAAAATGAGAGGGGaataaaagaggaagaaaaatgcGGGGCAAAAAAGGAGGAAGCAACGAACGGGAAAAAACAGAAACcacaaattaataaagttcaTGTACTGGGTGTAACAAAAACCTAACCTATGCTTCTTAATCATAATGATGACATCTCAGTCAAAGACTCAAAATGCTACCCGTAGCTTATCACCaaaacaagcaagaaatgaGATTAAACCCAACATACAATCAGAtgccacaacaaaaaaaaaatgacgaaCAAGACGCTGGAAGCCCCACGCAAGAA
Above is a window of Nymphaea colorata isolate Beijing-Zhang1983 chromosome 8, ASM883128v2, whole genome shotgun sequence DNA encoding:
- the LOC116258989 gene encoding 14-3-3-like protein codes for the protein MSPVESSREENVYMAKLAEQAERYEEMVEFMENVAKTVDVEELTVEERNLLSVAYKNVIGARRASWRIISSIEQKEESRGNEDHVAAIKEYRGKIESELSKICDGILRLLESHLIPTATAAESKVFYLKMKGDYHRYLAEFKTGAERKEAAESTLLAYKTAQDIALADLAPTHPIRLGLALNFSVFYYEILNSPDRACHLAKQAFDEAISELDTLGEESYKDSTLIMQLLRDNLTLWTSDIQEDAGDEIKEAASKPETGADGQ